CGATGGTATGGCCCGGATTTTCACATGATACAAGACGGGGCGTAATCAGGATAGACGGAAATCTCAGAAGCAACATCCAGACAGGAATTGACGAGAAGGTAACCATAAAAAAGGTAGAGGCAAAGTACGCAGAAAAAATTGTAATTCACCCGACCCAGCCTGTAGCGCTCAGGGGCGGCGAGCAGTACATGACAAGGCTTCTTGCCGGCAGACCGGTTTACCAGGGCCAGGTATTCCGCGTAAATATCATGGGCAATGCCCTGACATTTGTCATATCAAAGATCAAACCCGGCGGGGTTGCAATTGTCGGCCCGGATACAGTCGTGGAGATAAAGGAGACTCCATACGAACCAAAGGAGGGTGAGGGCAAAAAGGACGTGCCAAATGTCCATTATGAGGATATAGGCGGACTTGGCAGAGAGCTGGATCAGGTACGCGAGATGATCGAACTCCCGCTCAGGCACCCTGAAATCTTTGAAAGACTCGGCATAGAGCCGCCAAAAGGAGTACTGCTCTATGGCCCGCCCGGTACCGGAAAGACCCTGATTGCAAAAGCGGTTGCAAATGAAGTGGATGCAAACTTCATAACACTCTCCGGCCCGGAGATTATGAGCAAATACTACGGAGAGAGTGAAGGTAAATTAAGGGAAGTCTTTGAATCGGCGCAGGAAAATGCCCCTACAATCATCTTTATTGATGAGATCGACTCAATTGCTCCAAAGAGGGAAGAGACAAAGGGCGAAGTTGAGCAGAGAGTTGTTGCACAGCTCCTTGCATTAATGGACGGCCTTAAGGGCAGAGGCGAGGTTATCGTCATCGCCGCAACAAACCTTCCCGACAGTATAGACCCTGCACTGAGACGCGGGGGCAGATTCGACCGTGAGATCGAGATCGGAATTCCGGACAGAAAAGGCAGGCTTGAGATCTTCCAGGTGCACACAAGAGGCGTACCGCTTGACCTTGATGATATTGAGATCTCTAAGGAAGAAGGCCAGGAGCTATCTAAAACCTTCGCAGAATACGGAGAGGAGGAAGGCAAAAAGTTTGAAAGTGAGATCAAAAGGAAAAAATTCCTTGATCCATTCTCAAGTGTCACTCACGGTTTTGTGGGCGCAGATATATCACTCCTGGTAAAGGAGGCTGCAATGCATGCCTTAAGGGAAGAGCTGAAATCTCTTAAAACCGGAGAAGACATCCCAATTGAGATTGTTGAGAGACTTAAAGTCACAAGGGCCGACTTTGATGAAGCTCTGAAACATGTCGAACCCTCGGCAATGCGCGAGGTTTTGGTTGAGATCCCAAATGTATCATGGGAAGACATCGGCGGTCTTGAAGAGGTCAAGAAAGAACTGACAGAGGCGGTGGAATGGCCCCTGAAGTACCCCGAAATCTTTGAAAAGTTCACAACCAGACCGCCAAGCGGCATACTGCTCTTCGGGCCGCCGGGAACAGGTAAAACAATGCTTGCAAAGGCAATCGCAAACAAGAGCGAGTCAAACTTCATATCCGTAAAAGGGCCGGAACTGCTCTCAAAATGGGTAGGTGAATCCGAGAAGGGCGTACGGAACATATTCAGAAAAGCGCGGCAGGCATCACCGTCCATCATATTCTTTGATGAAATTGATGCCCTGCTTCCAAAGAGAGGTTCATACCAGGAATCATCCCACGTCACAGAGAGTGTTGTAAGCCAGATACTCACTGAACTTGACGGCCTTGAGGAATTAAAGGATGTAATAGTCCTTGGAGCGACAAACCGTCCGGATATGCTTGATGAGGCAATGATGAGGCCGGGCAGGCTTGACAGGATTATATACGTTCCACCTCCCGACATTACAGGAAGAGAGAAGATATTTGAAGTATATCTCAAAGATGCCAGAGATCTCCTTGCAACCGACATCGGTGTGAAAGAACTTGTGGAGAAGACAGAAGGGTTTGTCGGTGCAGACATTGAGATGATAGTAAGGGAAGCAAAACTTGGTGCAATGCGTGAATTTATTGCAGCAATGGCAGAAAGATCAGATGAAGAGAAAGCCGATGCCCTTGCCAATGTAAGACTTACAAAGAAGCACTTTGAAGATGCACTTAAGAGAGTAAAGGGGACACTTGACAAAGATTCGATTGAGGAGTATGAAAGAAAAGCATGGCCTGTAATATATGGCTATGATGAGAGAAAAGAGCTTGAGAACGCAGCATCGTTACTGAAGAGAGCAGAGTACGGAGATAAATCAGATGAGATCACAAAAATCTCCAAAGAACTCTCAGGAATGGTCTATGCGCCAAAGAAAAATTTCAGTGAGATTCAGAAACTCACAGAAAAACTTGAAGAGCTGCTTGAAAACCGGTAAACCAAAACCCGGTAACGGAGGTGTTTAAAATGCCCGGAGAAAATGAAGACAACAGAGATGAATTATACGAATTCATCAGAGATACCATAGAATCAGCGATAAAAAGCGGAAAGATGCCATCAAAGGTTGGCTTTTCCATAACTATCACTGGTGGCAGTCTGCCCGTTAATATCGAAAACAGCAGGGACGGATGCAGCAGAGACTGCGAAAACAACATAGAGGGTGATTCACCGGCAAAGGCACTCTCTGAAACAGAAAGGGGTTTTCACACGGAAATCCATAAAAACGGGGATGAAATCATTGTATATGCTGAAATTCCCGGAGCAGACAACTCAAACACCGCAGTATCACTTGACGGTGAAAATATGATAATCACCTCCCTGCCGGAAGAGACAAAGTATCAGGAGATCGTTAAAATTCCTCCTTTAAAAAAGGAGACATTAAAATTCCGTTCCAGAAACGGAGTTTTAGAATTATCTGCCAGACTTCAGTGACAATTCAGAAAATATACCTTTTTTTCGCCAGCTACCAGAGGGTCGTCCGGACATTTCCTAATCGGCAATATTGCGTATGTGCTCCAACCCACCATATTTTGGTTCAGGCACATTTTCTTTACGCATAAATTTAATAGACTCCGGTTCAATAAAGATTTGAATTCGAAATGTTCCGGAGGAGTAGAATATGATAACGCTTGAAAATTATCTTGATTCGGCAGAGGTTGCAGAGGATTTAAAAGAATTAATAGTTCTGATCTCAAAGCAGGCACTTCCAATAAGAAACGCATTTATTGAAAACCAGTCTTACGCAGGGACGGAAAATAAATCAGGGGAGGTCCAGGCAGAACTTGATGTCTGGTCTGATGAACATCTGATAAACGTCTTAAAAAAATCCTCTCTTGTAAAGGAGCTTGCCTCAGAAGAGCAGCCCGAAATATTGAAATTTGAGAATGCAAAAGCTGATTACGCCGTTGTAATGGACCCGCTTGACGGTTCTTCACTGATACAGGTCAATTTGTGTGTAGGAACTATCATCGGCATATATGACAACGGAAGAGCACTGAACAGAGGTGAAGATTTAGCGGCTGCCATGTATATGCTGTACGGCCCTATGACTGTGCTTGTCCTTACGGTTGGAAAAGGAGTCTATGTCTTTGCAATGGACGGGGAAGAGAGATATATAATGCTTGACGGCCCGGTTAAAATGCCGGAAGGAAAAATTTACGGCAGCGGTGCACTTCGTAAGGAATGGACACTTAAACATAAGAGATTCATAGAAGAGATAGAAGAGGACGGCGGTAAGCTCAGATATTCAGGTTCATTTGTTGCAGATTTCCACCAGGTGCTTAAATACGGCGGAGTTTACTGCTATCCCGGTACAGATAAAAAACCGGAGGGAAAACTGAGACTTGTATTTGAGGCAAACCCGATTGGTTTCATCGCAAAACAGGCAGGCGGTGCAGTATCGGACGGTGGCACAAATTTACTGACGGTAAAACCGGAAAAGGCAGATCATAAAACACCTATATATGTCGGCAGTGCAGGTTTAATCAGCAAACTTGAATCGATGTAACCCGGAATTTTTTGGCTGCTGTCGTGTAAAAATAATCACACCCATTTTTTTATGCCGCGCAATTAATCCGGATATTTTTTACCCGTAATATTTTATTTTCCGGAATTGCAGGAAAATCCGGAATACTAAGATGAACTTAAAAACCGGTTCATGGAAATTATTAATAATTATACAACCGAATATAAAGGAAGATGGTAAACAGCATTGTATTGCCCATAAAAAAAGTCTATGCCCTGACTGAATCCAGAATTAATGTTGAGATTAAAGATGACGGACGGAAATTAAAGGGAGTATTAGCCGCCGTTGATGAACATCTCAATATACATATGGATCAGGCCACTGAATATATAAATGATGAGAGGGGCAGGAATCTTGGTACAGTCGTTATCAGGGGCAGCAACATATTAACAATTGCTCCTGAAATCTAAGTGATGGAAGGGTTGCCAATTGGAAATTGAAGATCAGGCTTTAAAGCTTATTGTGGATAGTCCGGAGGGCGTGCTCCAGAGTGAGCTATGGAAACTGCTTAAGATAGACAGCAGAAAATGCTCAAGGATAGTTAAAAAACTGCTGGACAGCGAAAAGATTGACAGACTTGAACATAAATCAGACGGAATCAAAACATACCGCCTGAGGCAGAAGAAGAAAATTTTAAATCCTGACCTTATAATGGCCGGCGGAGAACTTCTACCATGTGTAGGCTGCGAAGAAGAATGCAGTTTTGAGGAATGCCCTTACCTCATGGACTGGATGTACCAGCTCGCTATTGAAGATTACCAGGAAAAATCAGAATAATATAAATAACTTTTTTTAATAGTTCTTCTAAATAGATTTTTATTGAGAGCCGTATTTATTTCTGAGGATGCAAATTCCAAAGTAACAGCCAATATACTGCTGGTACTAATTACAATGATTCTTGCAGCTCTTGTACTTCTGATGATTCCCGAGCTTGATTATTATCAGCCGGAAGATGAACCGCCGGTAATATTTGAAATTATGGAAATATATTCGGCTGAACCTGATTATGACAGCATGATTGTTCTGAGAAATACCGGAATTAATATGTACGACAACAGGTTGCTTTCTGCCGATATATACCTGAGCCGTGGAGATAAAGTATGTCCGGTTGAGACCTTCAACGGGCATGATTTCATATCTACACATCATTTCGGGGTGCAGACAATGGGCGGTTCAGGGTGCCGTAACAGTTACTGGTGCACGCGGGAGAAGGTCTCACTTGACCTCTCGGATAAAAGCATCCGCCCCGGAGATGTAGTACAAATTGACTTTTATTTCGGAGAAAGTACCGATGTTATATCGAGTGATACATATACTCTGAACTGAAGAGACGCCGACTCAATCCCGGCAGGGTCATCGAAATATTATATACAGCATATTATACCATATACCTCCGGCTGAGGAAATCAAAGCAGCTTTTTGCACTTATCCGGGCAAGACGGAGCGGTTCAGGTATCCTTCCCTGAAGAGTCATACTGTTACATATCATAGTGGCATCTCTTATATCCACACCGGACGTCCGGATGAAAACCCGGTAACCGGTCTTCAGATCAACAGGAGTTCTTCTGCCAAGCCTTTCATATTCAGCCATTCTCCTGCTGTCACCCGGAAAATGACGTGCAATATCCTCAGCAAGTCCTTTGGAATCCTCGTAAGTCACCGCAATTACCGGCAGTCCGGTCTTATCGGCAAGGTCATCGGGGTTTATGATATTGAACCACGAGACGACTGCTCCGGAGAGCATTATACAGTTAATATCACTTCTGTTCAGAGAGAAGAAGAGATCAGCTACAGACTCTGTTCCGTCATATCCCCCAACCGTTATGCTGCCGTAACAGATCCCGTCCACAATGAGATCCCTCCTCATAACAATACCACAGGCAACAGATCTGCCCGCGCCCCTCACAGTGCTTTCAGCAACACCAAGAATTCTTATGCCGGATTTCGCAGTATTCATGAAAGGTCTTATAAAATGAGATTATTAAATAATTTACCTAATGGAAATAAACAAGGATGAGGTCTGCATCTTCATCCCCACTCTTAATGAAGGGCCGACAATAGGCGGGCTGATTGGAACCTTCAGAGAAAACGGGTTTAAACATATTCTTGTAATTGACGGCAGAAGCAGTGACAACACTGCTGAAATAGCTGAATATGCCGGAGCAAAAGTAATAATACAGGATTCAAAAGGGAAAGGCAATGCAATAATTGAAGCAATAGAATATTTTGACAGGCCATATATACTGATGCTGGACGGGGACGGGACTTACCTTCCGGAAGAAGCGGAGAATATGTTAAAACCGCTGTTTGAAGGCTCTCAGCATGTCATAGGAAACAGGCTCAACAATTTTGAAAAGGGGGCGCTCAGTACTTTAAACCTCTACGGAAACCAGGTCATAAATTATCTCTTCAAAGTGGCGCACGGCACATATCTCTTTGACATCCTCTCCGGCTACAGGGCATTTGATATAGAATCAATAAGAAGAATGAAGCTGAAAGAGGCAGGTTTTGAGATCGAGACCGAGATGGCGGTTGAGGCCGTAAGAAATGACCAGAAGATCTCAGTAGTTGAGATATCATATCTGAAGCGGCCGGGAACCGAGACAAAGCTTCACCCGTTCAAAGACGGCGCAAAGATAATATCAACAATATTTAAGCTTGCAAGAGTGAGCAATCCTATCTTTTATTTCGGATTTATAGGGTTTATCATTGCAGTTCTTGGAGTATTAATCGGCATATATGTCGTAATCGACTGGTTTGCAAGTATCACACATACAGAACTTGCAATTCTGACAGTACTTCTTATTGTTATGGGGTTTCAGATCTTCATGTTCGGAGTTATAGCCGATATGCTTGTATCATTCAACAGGGAGATGAGGGATGAGATTCAGAGGCTCCGGCCGCCAAATCCGCCCATGTAATAGATCACCCTGCATGCATGCTCAGCAATTGATGTCAGAAGATAGGCCTCTTTAAGAGTCCCGGCACAGGCAAATGTCCCGTGCCCCCTGGCAATCGCCACCGGAGATATGCTGACTGCAGAGGCTATATTCTCTGCAAGTTCTTCTGTGCCCGGTTCTCCGGTCCTGACCGGAATTTTCGGGCAGAGCATCTTTCCCTCACTGTCGTTAGGGATAATTTCGTCATAGTAAAAAGAGGCTGCAACCGACATGGCAGGATGGGCATGCACTATCGCAGATATTTCCGGCGATCTGCTGTATATCCGGTGATGAACACGCCATTCACTCGATGCCCCTGTATCCGGATTTCCTTTCATGTCCACAAATTTAAGGTCATCCTCCTCATCGAGGTATGAACCGGACGATGTTATGAAAAAACCATCCCGGCCGTCATCTGAAACACCGCGTACACTTATATTACCAAAATTCCCGCCGACAAGGCCTTCTGAAAAAAGCCTCACCCCTGTCTCTTTAAATTCAGTATTGCGCAATTTTCACACTTCCTCTCGTTACAGTATTTTTTTCCGTACTCTACAAACCACCCGTGAAATTTCTTATAAAAAGAATTATCCTGCGGGATTACCCTTTCAACCGCCTCTTTGAGGTCATCTTTTTTGAGCGGAATTCCGGCGCACTGGCAGATCTTCTCAGTATAGGAGTCAATCACAAAACTGTTCCTTGCAAGGGCATAACAGAGAATGCTGTCTGCCGTCTCTTTGCCTACCCCTTTTACCGAGAGAAGGTCTCTTCTTATCGCTTCAGTATCCTCTCTCTCCCAGTACTCCGGAAGGGACGACTTCTCACAGAAAAATCCGGCAAATGCCTTCAGGCGCTCCGTCTTCATCCTGTAAAATCCTGTGCACCGTATGCACTCCTGTATAGTCCCGTCCGGAGCTTTGGCTATATCCTCAAAGGTGTATATTCCGGATGATTTCAGATTATTTAAGGCCTTTAATACATTCTGCCATTTTGTCTGAGGCGTCAGGACTGACCCGGCCATGATCTCCTGAGGGAGGGCAGGCCACCAGTCAATATCACCGAACTCCTCATCAAAAATAGATATTATTCCCAGGATCTGTGAATTATAATATTCATCCGGCATAAAATAAAAATAATTAATTCAGATCAGTTTCTCAAGAAAGGCCCTGAGGGTTTCAAGAGGGGTTACGCCTTCAAGGCGGTGCTCAACCTTGCCGTCTTTCTCTATTACAAGAGTAGGAACCACCTGTATGCCGTACTTCACTGCAAGTTCCATATTCTGGTCAACATCAATCTTCTTAATCTCTACAGAATCACCCATGAGATTTTTTAATTCATTCAGAATAGGAGTCTGCATCTTACACGGACCACACCATTCAGCAAAAAAATCCATTAAAATTGGTTTTGACATTATTCAATTACCTCTTTTTAAGAAGAGAGTTAAAAAAGGATATAAATTTTTTTATTTGTCAGATTCAGGTTATGACGGCTTTTTTGACAAAACTGCCATAATTATCTTTCCATACGCCGGTCTTGTGACTAATACGCCAATTACAACGCCAAGTATTGTAACGATTGCAAAACCCTTGAGTGAGGATAAATCCATCACAATCAGCGGAAGCATTGCAAAAATTACCGTAGCCGCGGCAACAAGTATTATTCCAAGTGCCCTCTTTAAGCGCTTCAGATAGACATTGGGAGATGGTACACGACCCTCATGCAGCACCTCGTCAGTGATGACGATGAGCTGATCAATACCCGTACCCAAAACTGCAATGATACCGGCAATAGCTGCAAGATCAAGCTGCTGGATATATCGTGCAATTCCGAGCAGAATTATTATCTCCACAACATTTGTCATTACCATCGGAAGGACAATTGAAGGTTCATGATAGCGGAAATATACAGTGACTCCGACTGCTATAAGTGCCAGAATTCCTGCAATAATACAGACCATCTTGAAGTAGTCACCAAGCGCAGCAGGGACTGATCCTGAACCGGCAATGCTGACATCAACCGGAAGTGCACCGGCACGCAGGTGAATCTCAAGTTTCTGAGCTTCTTCAAGACTTTCCTCACCGCTTCCGGTAGAAGCACTGAGATCACGGACTGTCCCTTTCATGAGCTTGGAAGCCAGATCTGTTGACAGAGGAGCATGATAGACCTCTTCTCCGTCAAGGTACATCAGAAGTTCATGAGCTTCAGGATTGCTCACAGCACCGTATTTTATTGCCGATGCACGGAATGCAGCCGCACCTTCGTCATCAAGTGTGAATGCAACACCCCAGCTGCCGCTCCCCGGAGGTGACTGCTGAGGCCTTGAGACGCTTGTGACACTGTTTCCAAAGAGAACATGGTCAGTCTCCTCACCATCGGTCTGAATTCTTATCTCAAATTTACCCTGGGAACTGACAATGTCCTGTGCGGTCTTAATGTCGGTGCCCGCCAGTTCAATTCTCATGTAGTGGACTATGCCGTTCATTCCTGCGATGGTGTTGATCTTTGCGTCCTTTGTACCTAGACTGTTTACCTTATCCTCAAGAATTCTCTTGACATCGTCCGCTGTCTCAGGAGAGACGCCCTGATCGTAGGATATTATCTGAGCGCCGAGTTCGTCAAAGATTTTGCGGAGTTCAGCCTCAGAGATCTGTTTCCGGATTTCAATCTGGTCCGCACTGAACGGGATCACCTCAGCATCGATCTTCTTTGATAATTCACCGGCAAACTCACCGGCAGTCATATCGGATGAGAACCGCACTACCTCAGAATCAAAGGAGAGCTGTATCCACGAACCGCCTTCGAGATCAAGTCCGAGCTGAAGGTTGCCCTCAAGTCCGTTGTCGAAATTCGGCGGCAGGATGTATATGCTTGCAATTGAAAAGATGACAAGCAGAACCATGGCAATAACACGCCAGTCTGAAAATATTTTCTTTAAAGTACTGTCTTCATCACTCATTTCCTTCCACCTCTGGTCATGTACCATTTAAGAAGCCCTGCATTGAGCATCCAGGTGTTCATAACATCAACGGCAAGTCCGATGAGAAGCACTGCTGATATATCCCTGATTATAACAACATTCCCTATAGCCGAAACGATAAACATCGCAAAAACGGCAGTGAATGTTGTACTGGTCATGATAATTCCGGTTCTGAACGCACCGGACATCTTCTCCTCAAGTTTGCCTTTGCGCTTCAGGAGGCGCGTTGTAAGAAGAACGTCACTGTCAACCGAATAACCGATGAGCATCAGAAGTGCTGCGGTTGTCCCAAGTGAGAGAGTTATCCCGACAACATCCATAATTGCAGCAGTAATTATAATATCTGAGAGCGCGGAAATCACAACGGCCACTGAAGGGACAAAATTTCTGAATGCCGCAAATATGACAATTGCCATCAGAATAAAGGAGATGATAACTGCCCACAGCGCCTGCTCCTGCAATGTTTTTCCGAATGTTTCACCGATCTGATCGATCTTTGCCTCAGGGTATTTTGAGATGACATGATCAGTCAAATCCCTGAACTCATCATCCCCCATATTCTGAAAGACGATGTAATAACCATTGTTTATGCTTTCCCCGACACTCTGGAGCGGATAACCTGAGAAATAACTCTCAATATCCTCCTTTGAGTCATCAGAGAAGACGGTCACTGAAATACCTCCTGCAAAATCAATACCCGGTTCTATCGGCATTCCGGTAGTAAAAAAATTGAATGCCAGAAAAAGAACAGATATAATAAACAGACCCGCAGGGAGTGCAACCATCTGCTTTGGTTCATACCTGTTAATATCGTAGGTAAACTTACCCATGAATATTTTTTGTCTTTTAAATGAATAAACATTGGTATTTATAAGAGATAATTAAATAATCCCGGATTCCCTGATATTTGAGAGAAATAATAAATTACTGGTATAATAATAAATTTTCAGGTGTTATTTTTTTTGCAACAGGCGGGCAGCAAATATTAAAGATCGTTATAAATTTAAGAAAAGTATAAATACAATTCAGCCAAATAAACCATTTATGAGGTCAGCGGCTGATCTAAAAAAGGAGATTGAAAAACGTCTCAAAAATTATCTTTCCAGGGATAAAGACGGCATACGTCGTGAGCTGCTGAATATCTTCGTTAAGGTCAAATCAGTGACTGTCGAGGATACACATAATAAGCTTAAAGAGAGATTTGCGATATCTTATCAGTCTGTTGCATCAATGATTGGAATTATCGCCTCTAAGATGGGGATCCTCCATATAATTAAAGCAAGAGACAATGATCAGACGCAGTATGTTCTGAAAGATCAGTATGCCGATCTGGTGGCGCGTGTAGTTGGCGCGGGCACCTGAACTATTACAAAACTTTTTTAAACCCGGTTTCAAATAATATGGAAATGGTTTTTGAAACAGCAGATTTATCTAAAAATTATATTTCCGTTTCTGATGAAGTTAAAAGATATATTATGGACCGCAGGTGCGATTTCAGGGTATGTACATCATGCGGCGGACCGATTATATTATCAACAATGGTAAAACCCGCCAAATCATCCGACCTTGAGATTCCGGTGGGCGACTATACTCTGTATATATCAGTATATCAGGCAAGGTATATTGACAGGATAGATATGAATATGGTCCCGAAATACTCTGATTATTTTTAGAGTCCTTTCCAAAGATTAACTGATATAAAATGCCTTTTGAAGAGATAGACCACACCGCAGATTATATGTTCAGGTGCTCCGGCACAACATATGACGAATTATTCACATCTGCTGCCAAAGCAATGTTCACCCTGATGTTTGATTCACGGAAATATGCCGGCATTTCAAGGGAGATATCTCTTGAAGCAGCATCTCCCGAATCACTTCTCGCAGATTTTTTATCTGAAATTCTCTTCATAGCCGAAGTTGACGGGATTGTCTTTTCTGATGCTTCAATCTCGGTTGAAAAGTCTGACAGCGGCTATATAATCTCTGCACAGATAAAAGGTGAGAGTTTTAACAGTGATATTCATGCCGGAGGCACGGAGATAAAAGGGATATCAAGATCAGAGATGGATATTATTAATAAAGAAGGGACTTATTACACAGACATAATTTTTGATGTCTGATGAGAGAGATAGAAATGCTTGACGGAATAAGAAGAATAAACGAATTTGAATGGGAAATTGAGAGAGGTTTTGTCCCGGAGATGAGAGTTCCCGGTAAATTCTATCTCTCTGATACCCTTTCAGAGAGTCTTGAAGAGGGTGCAGTCAGACAGCTTGCAAATGTCGCTACAATGCCTGGAATTGTTAAATATTCACTTGCAATGCCGGATGTCCACTGGGGATACGGATTTCCCATAGGCGGAGTTGCGGCATTTAATATGGAGGAGGGAGTGATATCTCCGGGCGGTGTCGGTTTTGATATTAACTGTGGTGTCAGGCTTTTAGCCCTTCCGGTAAAAAAGGCTGAGTTTTCCGGAATTAAGGGCATTATAAATCAGCTCTTTGATACGGTACCGACAGGAGTCGGAAATAAAAGCGCTCTTCGGCTTTCTGAAAAAGAGCTTGAAGATGTCATGCTGGAGGGTGCGGGATGGGCTGTAAACAACGGTTACGGTACTAAAGACGATATTATACGATGCGAAGACGGAGGATGCCTGGGCGGTGCCGATACTGAATATGTGAGCCGGAAAGCAAGGCAGAGAGGAATGCCGCAGTGCGGCACGCTTGGTTCAGGCAATCATTTTCTGGAGATACAGTCGGTGGATGAGATCTTTGATGATGAAGCAGCAGAGAAGTTCGGTCTTGTTATGGATCAGATCTGTATAATGATCCACTGCGGTTCAAGAGGACTTGGACACCAGGTCTGCACTGACCATCTGAAAGACCTTGAGGCAGCATCAAAAAAATATAAGATTAAGCTCCCTGACAGTCAGCTCGCCTGTGCACCTCTGAAGAGTCCTGAAGGGAAGGCATATCTCTCTGCAATGGCAGCCTCTGCAAACTATGCCTGGGCCAACAGGCAGATAATAACCCACCTTGTAAGGGAGATCATCTGCAAATCACCTGATATTGAATATGATGAGATAAAGCTCGTCTATGATGTGACGCACAATGTCGCAAAATTCGAGGAGCATATTGTGGACGGGGAGAAGCAGACACTCTGTGTGCACAGGAAAGGTGCTACAAGGGCTTTTGGCCCGGGATCTCCCGGACTCCCCCCTGAGCTTGAGAGTACAGGTCAGCCGGTTCTTATTCCGGGCAGCATGGGCACTCCGTCATATGTCCTTAAAGGGACAGAGAAAGCGATGGAATGCACATTCGGAAGTACCTGCCATGGTTCGGGTCGCATTATG
The sequence above is a segment of the Methanoplanus limicola DSM 2279 genome. Coding sequences within it:
- a CDS encoding preprotein translocase subunit SecD, which translates into the protein MSDEDSTLKKIFSDWRVIAMVLLVIFSIASIYILPPNFDNGLEGNLQLGLDLEGGSWIQLSFDSEVVRFSSDMTAGEFAGELSKKIDAEVIPFSADQIEIRKQISEAELRKIFDELGAQIISYDQGVSPETADDVKRILEDKVNSLGTKDAKINTIAGMNGIVHYMRIELAGTDIKTAQDIVSSQGKFEIRIQTDGEETDHVLFGNSVTSVSRPQQSPPGSGSWGVAFTLDDEGAAAFRASAIKYGAVSNPEAHELLMYLDGEEVYHAPLSTDLASKLMKGTVRDLSASTGSGEESLEEAQKLEIHLRAGALPVDVSIAGSGSVPAALGDYFKMVCIIAGILALIAVGVTVYFRYHEPSIVLPMVMTNVVEIIILLGIARYIQQLDLAAIAGIIAVLGTGIDQLIVITDEVLHEGRVPSPNVYLKRLKRALGIILVAAATVIFAMLPLIVMDLSSLKGFAIVTILGVVIGVLVTRPAYGKIIMAVLSKKPS
- a CDS encoding protein translocase subunit SecF, with protein sequence MGKFTYDINRYEPKQMVALPAGLFIISVLFLAFNFFTTGMPIEPGIDFAGGISVTVFSDDSKEDIESYFSGYPLQSVGESINNGYYIVFQNMGDDEFRDLTDHVISKYPEAKIDQIGETFGKTLQEQALWAVIISFILMAIVIFAAFRNFVPSVAVVISALSDIIITAAIMDVVGITLSLGTTAALLMLIGYSVDSDVLLTTRLLKRKGKLEEKMSGAFRTGIIMTSTTFTAVFAMFIVSAIGNVVIIRDISAVLLIGLAVDVMNTWMLNAGLLKWYMTRGGRK
- a CDS encoding DUF2551 domain-containing protein — its product is MRSAADLKKEIEKRLKNYLSRDKDGIRRELLNIFVKVKSVTVEDTHNKLKERFAISYQSVASMIGIIASKMGILHIIKARDNDQTQYVLKDQYADLVARVVGAGT
- a CDS encoding archease encodes the protein MPFEEIDHTADYMFRCSGTTYDELFTSAAKAMFTLMFDSRKYAGISREISLEAASPESLLADFLSEILFIAEVDGIVFSDASISVEKSDSGYIISAQIKGESFNSDIHAGGTEIKGISRSEMDIINKEGTYYTDIIFDV
- a CDS encoding RtcB family protein produces the protein MLDGIRRINEFEWEIERGFVPEMRVPGKFYLSDTLSESLEEGAVRQLANVATMPGIVKYSLAMPDVHWGYGFPIGGVAAFNMEEGVISPGGVGFDINCGVRLLALPVKKAEFSGIKGIINQLFDTVPTGVGNKSALRLSEKELEDVMLEGAGWAVNNGYGTKDDIIRCEDGGCLGGADTEYVSRKARQRGMPQCGTLGSGNHFLEIQSVDEIFDDEAAEKFGLVMDQICIMIHCGSRGLGHQVCTDHLKDLEAASKKYKIKLPDSQLACAPLKSPEGKAYLSAMAASANYAWANRQIITHLVREIICKSPDIEYDEIKLVYDVTHNVAKFEEHIVDGEKQTLCVHRKGATRAFGPGSPGLPPELESTGQPVLIPGSMGTPSYVLKGTEKAMECTFGSTCHGSGRIMSRSQAKKSSEGAEIKEELAGKGVYVRATSNKVIAEESPKAYKSSSEVVRIVHNAGLSLKVAKLTPMGVIKG